A stretch of Acidobacteriota bacterium DNA encodes these proteins:
- a CDS encoding iron ABC transporter permease: MAPFIGQTPLQFGRVFSMSLPFADNVDAQIFFLARLPRSLAAAIVGGTLAAAGVVFQGLLRNPLATPYTLGISAGASFGAMTAITFGSMLPVIGVTGASLAGAVLAVMVVYALATARHSGLSTTVLLLAGVTMNSFFSALILFVQYLSDFTETFRALRWLMGDLDVAGYGPILGALPLVLVALGGFVWLARPLNLLSLGADAAATRGVDVRRAQRVAFFSGSLATGAAVSIGGPIGFVGIIVPHLVRLVVGADHRLVLPASFFFGAAFLVVCDVVSRIVMAPLELPVGIITALIGGPFFLWMLIRRKT, translated from the coding sequence ATTGCGCCGTTCATTGGCCAGACGCCGCTCCAATTTGGCCGCGTCTTCTCGATGTCGCTGCCGTTCGCAGATAACGTCGACGCGCAAATATTCTTTCTGGCCCGCCTGCCCCGATCCCTCGCCGCGGCGATTGTCGGAGGCACACTGGCTGCCGCGGGTGTGGTGTTTCAGGGCCTGCTGCGCAATCCGCTCGCCACGCCCTACACGCTGGGGATCTCCGCGGGCGCGTCGTTTGGCGCCATGACGGCGATTACGTTCGGCAGCATGCTGCCGGTGATTGGTGTGACCGGCGCGAGCCTGGCCGGCGCCGTCCTCGCCGTGATGGTGGTCTACGCCCTGGCCACCGCGCGTCACTCGGGCCTGTCCACCACAGTGCTCCTGCTGGCCGGCGTGACGATGAACTCGTTCTTCTCCGCGTTGATTCTGTTTGTCCAGTACCTGAGCGACTTCACCGAGACGTTTCGTGCGTTGCGGTGGCTGATGGGCGACCTCGACGTCGCGGGCTACGGCCCCATCCTCGGCGCCCTTCCGTTGGTGCTGGTTGCGCTCGGCGGATTCGTGTGGCTCGCGCGGCCGCTCAACCTCCTGAGCCTTGGCGCTGATGCCGCGGCCACGCGTGGCGTGGACGTTCGGCGGGCGCAGCGCGTGGCCTTTTTTTCCGGCTCGCTCGCCACGGGCGCAGCCGTGTCCATCGGCGGGCCCATCGGCTTTGTCGGCATCATCGTGCCGCACCTCGTGCGGCTCGTCGTAGGCGCCGACCATCGCCTGGTGCTGCCGGCATCGTTCTTCTTCGGCGCCGCGTTTCTTGTGGTGTGTGACGTCGTGTCACGCATCGTCATGGCTCCGCTCGAGTTGCCCGTGGGCATCATCACGGCGCTCATCGGGGGGCCGTTCTTTCTGTGGATGCTCATCAGGAGGAAGACATGA
- a CDS encoding ABC transporter ATP-binding protein, with protein sequence MLRASDLTVAFGAQRVLDRVSVDVPQGALVGVLGPNGSGKTTLLRVLAGTLKPQSGRVTLDEQDISRLDRRAVARRVAVVPQDTHLAFDYTVMEVALMGRFPHLGSFEVEGPADLAAAEAALEATGTLHLAHRTYETLSGGEKQRVIIASALSQLDRRNSPDDRTSPLLLLDEPTAALDLRYQVEVAALVGRLHASSLAAGIPLTVVLSTHDLHFASTLCDTVVLLSEGRVVAQGPPVEVLTVEMLSTVYGISRELAGPLLPRVHA encoded by the coding sequence ATGCTCAGGGCCTCCGACCTCACCGTCGCCTTCGGCGCGCAACGCGTCCTCGATCGCGTGTCGGTCGATGTGCCGCAAGGGGCGCTCGTCGGGGTGCTCGGTCCGAACGGATCTGGCAAGACCACGCTGCTGCGCGTGCTGGCCGGGACGCTGAAGCCGCAGTCGGGACGAGTCACCCTGGACGAGCAAGACATTTCGCGCCTGGATCGGCGCGCGGTGGCGCGCCGGGTGGCCGTGGTGCCGCAAGACACGCACCTGGCCTTCGACTACACGGTGATGGAAGTGGCACTGATGGGCCGATTCCCACACCTTGGTTCGTTCGAGGTGGAGGGGCCAGCCGACCTGGCGGCCGCCGAGGCTGCGCTCGAGGCGACGGGCACGTTGCATCTGGCGCACCGCACGTACGAGACGCTGAGCGGCGGCGAAAAACAGCGCGTCATCATCGCTTCGGCCCTGTCGCAGCTCGATCGCCGCAATTCGCCGGATGACCGCACGTCTCCGCTGTTGCTTCTCGATGAACCGACCGCGGCCCTCGACCTTCGGTACCAAGTGGAAGTGGCGGCGCTCGTGGGCCGGCTACACGCATCATCTCTGGCTGCCGGCATTCCACTGACGGTCGTGCTATCCACGCACGACCTGCACTTCGCCTCAACGCTGTGCGATACCGTCGTGCTGCTGTCTGAGGGCCGGGTGGTGGCGCAGGGGCCGCCGGTGGAAGTGCTGACCGTAGAAATGCTCTCGACGGTTTATGGCATTTCGCGTGAGTTGGCAGGTCCGCTGCTTCCCCGGGTGCATGCGTGA